TAtctattttacataaaaatgatCCTTGGTTACTGCCAGAATCATCTTATGCAGTGATAAAAGTACTGAGAATCATCTTTGAGACACCAAAAAAGACTAAGAAATCTTCATTTGATTGACATCTTAATTGGCTTTGAATGTAGCAGCCAGCAACAGGAATTTTACTCCTCGGAATAAATGTTTTGTACTACAACTTCATCTTGACCATTGCGATTCAGGATAACATTCATCAGGCCATACCTCAATTCTTGCATAGAGAGTAAGTATCTTTTGAGGTAGCAACTTTCTGATGTTATTCAGTGATACAGGTACAGAGAATCATTGTTAAGACAAAAACTTAGAAATCCCCACTTGTTTGACAGTTTACTGGCTATTGCCACTTCAAGAATTTTGCCACCAGCAACTGGAATTTCCCCcctccaatatatatatattctcaaaaaACATGACCATCAGAATAACATTCCTTTGACATCCTTCTCAATTCTCATGTAGAGTATAATACGTCAATCCACTAAGCTAGGTCAATCTTTTTGGCGAGCAACTTTCCAATCTTCCCACACAATGCAAAGGagaattcttattttattttttccaggACAAGAGTGCTTCTAGCATAATACAAGCATATTAGCATTGAGCAATGCTTGAAGTGCACTGTTTGAGACTAACGCAATCTAATATGCTATTAGGAATACCGTGATTATGAAGCATGAACTACAGTTCTTGAGATTAATGCGATTAAATATGCCCCTTAGGGACGCTGTGATTTTGAACCTGATAAAAATGTATGAAATCTTCGATTTACCTCCACCACACTATGGCCAGGAATCTTTTTCAACTCTTTCTCTTCCATTAACTCTCTCAGTCTAGTTACATCATCCCACTTACCAGCTTCAGCATAGATATTTGCCATAAGGACACAGGAACTAACCGTTTGTGGATCAAATTGATACCATCTTTCAGCAACAAGCTCAGCTAACTCAACATTACCATGGATTCTGCAAGCACTGAGTAGAGCTCCCCAAACACTAGCATCTGGTTCAACTGGCATGCTCTCAATAAACTCAAAAGCCTCCACAAGTTGGCCTACTCGACCAAGAAGATCCACTACACAAGCACAGTGCTCCAAACGAGGCATTATTGAGTACTCTTTTGTCATGCTCTCAAAGTGATTCCTTCCTTCTTCTACTAAACCAGAATGTCTACAAGCTGTCAAGACAGCAATGAAGGTAAAACTATTTGgccttacttcttcttttttcatctCTGAGAAGAGATCCAGAGCTTCATCCGCATGCCCATGGGATGCACAAGCTCCTATAATTGAAGTCCATGACACAACACTTTTATATGGCAACCTATTGAAAGCATCCCTCGCCAAATCCAGGTTACCAGATTTTGCATACATGTCAATTAAAGCATTTGCAATCGAACTGTTGGTTTCAAGACCTTTGCTTCTCACAATATTATGTATCCATTTCCCGTTATTGAGTGAACCCAGATTAGCACAAGCTGATATAACACTAACTATAGTGATGTAATCAAATTCTACCTTTTCAGCTTGCATTCTGCGGAAGAGCTTAATAGCATTTTCACCATCATTGTTCTGCTCATAAGCAGCAATCATGACATTCCATGACACCAGGTTTCGGACTGACATCTTACCGAACAAAGATCTGGCAGTATCAACATTTCCACATTTACCATACAAAGCAATCAGAGCGTTAACTAGTGAAATAATAGAATCCACCCCCAATTTAACAGCATAACCATGAATCAACTTTCCCAAGGTCAAAAACTCCAAATGAGCACAGGCAGGAAGAATACTCACAAGTGTAACTGCATTCGGTTGAGTCCCTAGTGCTACCATCTGTTGAAAAGTACCCAAGCCTCGTTGAAAAAATCCATTTTGTACATATCCCGCAATCATTGAAGTCCAAGAAACTATGTTCCTGACCTCGATTTCACCAAAAACTAATTCGGAACACAAAATTTCACCACTCTGAGAGTACATTGTAACCAAAGAACTCTGCGTAAAAACATCCAAAGTAAACCCAGTCTTAATTATGTTACAGTGGACTTGTCGCCCTACCCTCAGAGCTGAGAGGACAGCACAAGATCGAACAACGGCAGGAAAAGTATAGCTGTCGGGCAACATTCCAGCTTGATGCATGACTCTGAATAAATCTATGGCATCTTCACAAGGACCCAGAGTAGCATAACCCCGAATCACGGTGTTCCAGATGAACACATCCCTGTCAGGCATTAAATCAAACAGTTTGCGGGCATAGTCCATCGAAGGAGCTAAAGAAGAGGCCAAGGTGATGAGTTTGGTCGACAATAGAAGGTTACGGTGGGACCCATTTACGAGGATGAGAGCGTGGATTCGTTCAAGGTCTGAGAGAGAAGAACAGGAGTTCAAAAGGCAGCTAAAACTAGAAGTGAGGGAGCGGTCGTTTATACGGAAGGGAAATGGAACGGTGACGCACAAAATGGAGTTGAGCTTTCTCAGTAGCGTACGGAAGGAGGCGGCAAACATCAACTTCGTATCCCTTTGATAGCGCAGATGAGTGCACACCGTATAATCATATAGCGCCCGCCCACCGCCCAAGCAATCTTCTTCGAGCCGAGATCTGCTGTCCACTAATGAAAATCAGTCGCATCATCTATTTTTaaacaatgatttttttaaaaaattataaaattaaaaaataatacatatataattaatatatatcatttataatttataattaatatatatgtcatttataatttaataatgtcatttataatttataattaatatatatcatttataattttataatttttttatttgattttataattatcttaaaaaaattactatttaaaaatgGATGATCTGATTAATTTTCATTAGATGGATAGAGAAAGGGATAGCCAATGGGGACAACAGATTTACCTTCTTCCTTCTCGGTCCTAGCCGAGTGCGTGCCTTTAATCCTTGGATCTATCTATGCCCAAATAGTTGAAAATAAAGtaagcatgttatttttttattatttgagaaaaataaaacttaataattGAGAATAATATGACtttgtttaaatgaaaaataggaagaaacaaaagagtaacaaataaaataataattatattttattacttttaaaataaataaacaaattcaaaattttaaaattttataataaaaatattgtattaacaacaattaaactattttgacttatttatagaaaaaaattttgactaaaaatatatttacactCTTGAActtttgctttttctttctagtgaaagtctaaacatttcaTGGTTTCAAAAGTGAGGCCTAAGGTTAggataaaaacatatttatgtcTTGAACTTTTTGTGGTTCTAAATGTATCTTTAAATTGTGTaaaaatcactcatttaaatatttagccAACAAGTAATACACACGCGCACTGACGttgaaattttttagtatctcctcaattccttctttttctctctataaTTATTTCTCAGTCAActgtgtttttttcttttttcaacatCTCTTATGCTTTCTCTAGTTAGTTTACGTAGGTTAGTTGggttaaataaatcattaactTGCCCAAGTCAATGATCACCCTACCATTTAGAGAGATCAAAGATGGGGCCAATATGGGGGTGGCATTTATTACAGAAGACACAGttagagagagatggagaattGAGGAGAGactagagaaagagaggaagctGAGGAGATGCcattggagagagaaaaagagattctagagagagagataaggatGGAGCTGAGGGGACATTGAAAACTATCATTCAACGTGCATGTACATCACTTACTGGCCAGGtgtttaaatgagtaattttatgtagtttaagaGCATATTTAAAACTACAAAAAGTTTAGaattctaaaagaaaaaatataaaagttcaggagtataaatatattttaggcCTAAATTCAGAGGTACATTTGAAATCatgaaaaatttagatttacacataaaaaaaaaaagaaacacaaaaatttaaaggcatgaaTATGCTCTtagctaaaatattttttacatattccCTTCTTATCCCTTCCCTCTCATCTCCCACCCACCATCCAAACAAACTAAATTTCAGCAACAATTGTTGAAGTTATTTGTTAATGCTTAGACAAAAAGCTTCCACAAAATGTTGTCTGTGACAAATTGgttcttattttagttttagtattTTAATGCAATAAAAA
The sequence above is a segment of the Diospyros lotus cultivar Yz01 chromosome 7, ASM1463336v1, whole genome shotgun sequence genome. Coding sequences within it:
- the LOC127806457 gene encoding pentatricopeptide repeat-containing protein At1g08070, chloroplastic-like, with the translated sequence MFAASFRTLLRKLNSILCVPVPFPFRINDRYLPSSFSCLLNSCSSLSDLERIHALILVNGSHRNLLLSTKLITLASSLAPSMDYARKLFDLMPDRDVFIWNTVIRGYATLGPCEDAIDLFRVMHQAGMLPDSYTFPAVVRSCAVLSALRVGRQVHCNIIKTGFTLDVFTQSSLVTMYSQSGEILCSELVFGEIEVRNIVSWTSMIAGYVQNGFFQRGLGTFQQMVALGTQPNAVTLVSILPACAHLEFLTLGKLIHGYAVKLGVDSIISLVNALIALYGKCGNVDTARSLFGKMSVRNLVSWNVMIAAYEQNNDGENAIKLFRRMQAEKVEFDYITIVSVISACANLGSLNNGKWIHNIVRSKGLETNSSIANALIDMYAKSGNLDLARDAFNRLPYKSVVSWTSIIGACASHGHADEALDLFSEMKKEEVRPNSFTFIAVLTACRHSGLVEEGRNHFESMTKEYSIMPRLEHCACVVDLLGRVGQLVEAFEFIESMPVEPDASVWGALLSACRIHGNVELAELVAERWYQFDPQTVSSCVLMANIYAEAGKWDDVTRLRELMEEKELKKIPGHSVVEVNRRFHTFLSGSKSQRP